One window of Perca flavescens isolate YP-PL-M2 chromosome 15, PFLA_1.0, whole genome shotgun sequence genomic DNA carries:
- the LOC114570065 gene encoding phosphoinositide-interacting protein isoform X2 has product MKNMPYNHEHFHRASDLRVSSSVTMLSTAVTISTMDSSSQDVEDTEASTPLHHLQDGESPGCQGAPAPSCWLLYSKPIMAIVVGTLLFGAGTALSLLYFTQVGHVPYLLGPLFLSVGLMFLVTGLVWIPVLKESGAQAAHQGQPW; this is encoded by the exons ATGAAAAACATGCCATATAATCATGAACATTTTCATAG GGCATCTGATCTCAGAGTGTCCTCCAGTGTGACCATGCTCTCCACAGCAGTCACCATATCAACCATGGATTCTTCGTCCCAGGATGTGGAGGACACTGAAGCCTCCACACCGCTGCACCATCTGCAGGATGGGGAGTCCCCTGGCTGTCAGGGCGCTCCAGCTCCATCCTGCTGGCTGCTCTACTCTAAGCCCATCATGGCCATTGTTGTTGGCACACTGCTGTTTGGTGCGGGCACAGCCCTATCCCTGCTCTACTTCACCCAGGTGGGCCATGTCCCCTACCTGCTTGGGCCGCTGTTCCTCTCTGTGGGTCTGATGTTCCTGGTCACCGGCCTGGTCTGGATCCCCGTGCTAAAAGAGTCTGGAGCACAAGCCGCTCACCAAGGTCAGCCATGGTAA
- the LOC114570065 gene encoding phosphoinositide-interacting protein isoform X3 — translation MSAVKKRASDLRVSSSVTMLSTAVTISTMDSSSQDVEDTEASTPLHHLQDGESPGCQGAPAPSCWLLYSKPIMAIVVGTLLFGAGTALSLLYFTQVGHVPYLLGPLFLSVGLMFLVTGLVWIPVLKESGAQAAHQGQPW, via the exons atgtctgccgtgaaaaaaag GGCATCTGATCTCAGAGTGTCCTCCAGTGTGACCATGCTCTCCACAGCAGTCACCATATCAACCATGGATTCTTCGTCCCAGGATGTGGAGGACACTGAAGCCTCCACACCGCTGCACCATCTGCAGGATGGGGAGTCCCCTGGCTGTCAGGGCGCTCCAGCTCCATCCTGCTGGCTGCTCTACTCTAAGCCCATCATGGCCATTGTTGTTGGCACACTGCTGTTTGGTGCGGGCACAGCCCTATCCCTGCTCTACTTCACCCAGGTGGGCCATGTCCCCTACCTGCTTGGGCCGCTGTTCCTCTCTGTGGGTCTGATGTTCCTGGTCACCGGCCTGGTCTGGATCCCCGTGCTAAAAGAGTCTGGAGCACAAGCCGCTCACCAAGGTCAGCCATGGTAA
- the LOC114570065 gene encoding phosphoinositide-interacting protein isoform X1 — translation MAAFRVETGCYRPLCLLILKEQCPMDQLQHWTNQWASDLRVSSSVTMLSTAVTISTMDSSSQDVEDTEASTPLHHLQDGESPGCQGAPAPSCWLLYSKPIMAIVVGTLLFGAGTALSLLYFTQVGHVPYLLGPLFLSVGLMFLVTGLVWIPVLKESGAQAAHQGQPW, via the exons ATGGCTGCCTTCAGGGTGGAAACAGGGTGCTATCGACCTCTGTGCCTATTAATTTTGAAAGAGCAATGCCCAATGGATCAACTCCAACACTGGACCAATCAATG GGCATCTGATCTCAGAGTGTCCTCCAGTGTGACCATGCTCTCCACAGCAGTCACCATATCAACCATGGATTCTTCGTCCCAGGATGTGGAGGACACTGAAGCCTCCACACCGCTGCACCATCTGCAGGATGGGGAGTCCCCTGGCTGTCAGGGCGCTCCAGCTCCATCCTGCTGGCTGCTCTACTCTAAGCCCATCATGGCCATTGTTGTTGGCACACTGCTGTTTGGTGCGGGCACAGCCCTATCCCTGCTCTACTTCACCCAGGTGGGCCATGTCCCCTACCTGCTTGGGCCGCTGTTCCTCTCTGTGGGTCTGATGTTCCTGGTCACCGGCCTGGTCTGGATCCCCGTGCTAAAAGAGTCTGGAGCACAAGCCGCTCACCAAGGTCAGCCATGGTAA